The Streptomyces sp. NBC_00236 DNA window GCGCTCAGCGCGCTCCCCAGCTGGATCCGCCGCAGTGCTGCACCCATTTCCCTGGTCACACTCACCTACCTCAAGGTCTAGAAACCATGTCTCGAACGACTCGAACCCGAAGACTTTAGCACTAAAGTTAGAACCTCAACAATACAGATCGGAGGACTTCGACGGCTACGGAGGGCGTGCCATACTGCCCGCCATGTCTGACACCACGGAGCCCGAGCTCCAGGAGCCGAGCCTCGACGAGCAGATCGCCGCCTATCAGCGCGAGTTCCGCGACCTGGACCCGCAGGTCGAGCAGGTCGTCTCGGCCCTCGGCCGGCTGAACCGCCGGATGAACGTGGCGTACGGACGGCAGGTCGCCGCCCTCGGCATCAGCAACGCCGAGTGGGAGGTCCTCAAGACCCTCGTACTCTCCGGCGCTCCCTACCGACTGGGCCCCGGCGAGCTCGCCAAGCGCCTCGGCCTCACCCCGGCCGCGATGACGCATCGCATCGACCGCATGGCGGGCGAGGGACTCGTGACCCGTGACCGCGACGAGAACAACCGGGTGCGCGTCATCGTCGAGCTGACGGACGAGGGTCGTACGAAGTGGCTGGAGGCGATGCGGATGGCGACGGACTTCGAGGAGGACCTGCTCCAGGACCTCTCGGGCGACGAGCGCGGAGCCCTCGGCGAGATGCTGATCCGCCTCCTGCGCCGTGTCGAGCACGCCCAGCCGGACGCCGGCGGACGCCTCACCGACCTGGGCTGAGACGGCCCGGGGCGCCTTCAGCAGGGGCCGACCGGGAGGGGGTTGACACGACCCCACGGGATCCGTAAGGTTCTTCGAGTTGTCCCCGAGCCGGAACGGTTCTTCGACAACCATCCGCCGCGAATGCGGCAACCCACTCTCGACACGATCTCCCATCGCGGGATCAATTTCGGCATGCCGAAATTGATTGCGAAGACTCGATTATGAGTCGCCGGGAAAATTCGCTAGAGTTTGAGACGTCGGAACGGCCCAACAGCCGGAAAGACAAACCCCGCTGACTGGGAATCAGGCCCGAAAGAGTCTGATAGAGTCGGAAACGCAAGACCGAAGGGAAGCGCCCGGAGGAAAGCCCGAGAGGGTGAGTACAAAGGAAGCGTCCGTTCCTTGAGAACTCAACAGCGTGCCAAAAGTCAACGCCAGATATGTTGATACCCCGACCTGTTTCGGCAGGTTCGAGGTTCCTTTGAAAGTCCTAACAAGTCTTCGGGCTTGGTAGGCAATGCACACAGCGAGGACATAGCGAACGGCCGGTCATATTCCGACTTGGTCGTTCCGCTCTCGTGGTGTCTACCCGATTACGGGAAAACATTCACGGAGAGTTTGATCCTGGCTCAGGACGAACGCTGGCGGCGTGCTTAACACATGCAAGTCGAACGATGAAGCCTTTCGGGGTGGATTAGTGGCGAACGGGTGAGTATCACGTGGGCAATCTGCCCTTCACTCTGGGACAAGCCCTGGAAACGGGGTCTAATACCGGATAATACTTTCCCTCTCATGGGGGAAGGTTAAAAGCTCCGGCGGTGAAGGATGAGCCCGCGGCCTATCAGCTAGTTGGTGGGGTAATGGCCTACCAAGGCGACGACGGGTAGCCGGCCTGAGAGGGCGACCGGCCACACTGGGACTGAGACACGGCCCAGACTCCTACGGGAGGCAGCAGTGGGGAATATTGCACAATGGGCGAAAGCCTGATGCAGCGACGCCGCGTGAGGGATGACGGCCTTCGGGTTGTAAACCTCTTTCAGCAGGGAAGAAGCGAAAGTGACGGTACCTGCAGAAGAAGCGCCGGCTAACTACGTGCCAGCAGCCGCGGTAATACGTAGGGCGCAAGCGTTGTCCGGAATTATTGGGCGTAAAGAGCTCGTAGGCGGCTTGTTGCGTCGGTTGTGAAAGCCCGGGGCTTAACCCCGGGTCTGCAGTCGATACGGGCAGGCTAGAGTGTGGTAGGGGAGATCGGAATTCCTGGTGTAGCGGTGAAATGCGCAGATATCAGGAGGAACACCGGTGGCGAAGGCGGATCTCTGGGCCATTACTGACGCTGAGGAGCGAAAGCGTGGGGAGCGAACAGGATTAGATACCCTGGTAGTCCACGCCGTAAACGTTGGGAACTAGGTGTTGGCGACATTCCACGTCGTCGGTGCCGCAGCTAACGCATTAAGTTCCCCGCCTGGGGAGTACGGCCGCAAGGCTAAAACTCAAAGGAATTGACGGGGGCCCGCACAAGCAGCGGAGCATGTGGCTTAATTCGACGCAACGCGAAGAACCTTACCAAGGCTTGACATCGCCCGGAAAGCCGTAGAGATACGGCCCCCCTTGTGGTCGGGTGACAGGTGGTGCATGGCTGTCGTCAGCTCGTGTCGTGAGATGTTGGGTTAAGTCCCGCAACGAGCGCAACCCTTGTTCTGTGTTGCCAGCATGCCCTTCGGGGTGATGGGGACTCACAGGAGACTGCCGGGGTCAACTCGGAGGAAGGTGGGGACGACGTCAAGTCATCATGCCCCTTATGTCTTGGGCTGCACACGTGCTACAATGGCCGGTACAATGAGCTGCGATGCCGCGAGGCGGAGCGAATCTCAAAAAGCCGGTCTCAGTTCGGATTGGGGTCTGCAACTCGACCCCATGAAGTCGGAGTTGCTAGTAATCGCAGATCAGCATTGCTGCGGTGAATACGTTCCCGGGCCTTGTACACACCGCCCGTCACGTCACGAAAGTCGGTAACACCCGAAGCCGGTGGCCCAACCCCTTGTGGGAGGGAGCTGTCGAAGGTGGGACTGGCGATTGGGACGAAGTCGTAACAAGGTAGCCGTACCGGAAGGTGCGGCTGGATCACCTCCTTTCTAAGGAGCACTTCTTACCAAGCTTGCTTGGTCAGAGGCCAGTACACCGGCGAATGTTCGGTGCTGGTTGCTCATGGGTGGAACGTTGACTATTCGGCACGACAGGTTGTTTTCACTAGTACTGCTTCGGCGTGGAACGTGAGGGTGATCGGTCGGGTCGGGCACGCTGTTGGGTATCTGAAGGTACGGCCGTCATGGTCGTCCTTCGGTTGCCGGCCCCAGTGAACTCATCCGGTAAGGGTGGGGTGATGGGTGGCTGGTCGTTGTTTGAGAACTGCACAGTGGACGCGAGCATCTGTGGCCAAGTTTTTAAGGGCGCACGGTGGATGCCTTGGCACCAGGAACCGATGAAGGACGTGGGAGGCCACGATAGTCCCCGGGGAGCTGTCAACCAAGCTTTGATCCGGGGGTTTCCGAATGGGGAAACCCGGCAGTCGTCATGGGCTGTCACCCGCTGCTGAACACATAGGCAGTGTGGAGGGAACGAGGGGAAGTGAAACATCTCAGTACCCTCAGGAAGAGAAAACAACCGTGATTCCGGGAGTAGTGGCGAGCGAAACTGGATCAGGCCAAACCGTATGCGTGTGATACCCGGCAGGGGTTGCGCATGCGGGGTTGTGGGATCTCTTTTTCATGGTCTGCCGGCCGTGAGACGAGTCAGAAACCGTTGATGTAGGCGAAGGACATGCGAAAGGTCCGGCGTAGAGGGTAAGACCCCCGTAGCTGAAACATTAACGGCTCGTTTAAGAGACACCCAAGTAGCACGGGGCCCGAGAAATCCCGTGTGAATCTGGCGGGACCACCCGTTAAGCCTAAATATTCCCTGGTGACCGATAGCGGATAGTACCGTGAGGGAATGGTGAAAAGTACCGCGGGAGCGGAGTGAAATAGTACCTGAAACCGTGTGCCTACAAGCCGTGGGAGCGTCGCTGTATGTGCTTGCACATGCAGTCGTGACTGCGTGCCTTTTGAAGAATGAGCCTGCGAGTTTGCGGTGTGTTGCGAGGTTAACCCGTGTGGGGAAGCCGTAGCGAAAGCGAGTCCGAATAGGGCGATTTAGTAGCGCGCTCAAGACCCGAAGCGGAGTGATCTAGCCATGGGCAGGTTGAAGCGGAGGTAAGACTTCGTGGAGGACCGAACCCACCAGGGTTGAAAACCTGGGGGATGACCTGTGGTTAGGGGTGAAAGGCCAATCAAACTCCGTGATAGCTGGTTCTCCCCGAAATGCATTTAGGTGCAGCGTCGTGTGTTTCTTGCCGGAGGTAGAGCACTGGATAGGCGATGGGCCCTACCGGGTTACTGACCTTAGCCAAACTCCGAATGCCGGTAAGTGAGAGCACGGCAGTGAGACTGTGGGGGATAAGCTCCATGGTCGAGAGGGAAACAGCCCAGAGCATCGACTAAGGCCCCTAAGCGTACGCTAAGTGGGAAAGGATGTGGAGTCGCAGAGACAACCAGGAGGTTGGCTTAGAAGCAGCCACCCTTGAAAGAGTGCGTAATAGCTCACTGGTCAAGTGATTCCGCGCCGACAATGTAGCGGGGCTCAAGCGTACCGCCGAAGTCGTGTCATTCACACATATAGGGCCAACGCCTGTGTGGATGGGTAGGGGAGCGTCGTGTGCCGGGTGAAGCAGCCGCGGAAGCGAGTTGTGGACGGTTCACGAGTGAGAATGCAGGCATGAGTAGCGATACACACGTGAGAAACGTGTGCGCCGATTGACTAAGGGTTCCTGGGTCAAGCTGATCTGCCCAGGGTAAGTCGGGACCTAAGGCGAGGCCGACAGGCGTAGTCGATGGACAACCGGTTGATATTCCGGTACCCGCTTTGAAACGCCCAATACTGAATCAGGCGATGCTAAGTCCGTGAAGCCGGCCCGATCTCTTCGGAGTTGAGGGTAGTGGTGGAGCCGACGAACCAGACTTGTACTAGGTAAGCGATGGGGTGACGCAGGAAGGTAGTCCAGCCCGGGCGGTGGTAGTCCCGGGGTAAGGGTGTAGGCCGTGTGGTAGGTAAATCCGTCACACATTAAGGCTGAGACCTGATGCCGAGCCGATTGTGGTGAAGTGGATGATCCTATGCTGTCGAGAAAAGCCTCTAGCGAGTTTCATGGCGGCCCGTACCCTAAACCGACTCAGGTGGTCAGGTAGAGAATACCGAGGCGTTCGGGTGAACTATGGTTAAGGAACTCGGCAAAATGCCCCCGTAACTTCGGGAGAAGGGGGGCCATCACTGGTGAGGGAACTTGCTTCCTGAGCTGGGGGTGGCCGCAGAGACCAGCGAGAAGCGACTGTTTACTAAAAACACAGGTCCGTGCGAAGCCGTAAGGCGATGTATACGGACTGACGCCTGCCCGGTGCTGGAACGTTAAGGGGACCGGTTAGCTGACTTTCGGGTCGGCGAAGCTGAGAACTTAAGCGCCAGTAAACGGCGGTGGTAACTATAACCATCCTAAGGTAGCGAAATTCCTTGTCGGGTAAGTTCCGACCTGCACGAATGGCGTAACGACTTCTCGACTGTCTCAACCATAGGCCCGGTGAAATTGCACTACGAGTAAAGATGCTCGTTTCGCGCAGCAGGACGGAAAGACCCCGGGACCTTTACTATAGTTTGATATTGGTGTTCGGTTCGGCTTGTGTAGGATAGGTGGGAGACTTTGAAGCGGCCA harbors:
- a CDS encoding MarR family winged helix-turn-helix transcriptional regulator, whose amino-acid sequence is MSDTTEPELQEPSLDEQIAAYQREFRDLDPQVEQVVSALGRLNRRMNVAYGRQVAALGISNAEWEVLKTLVLSGAPYRLGPGELAKRLGLTPAAMTHRIDRMAGEGLVTRDRDENNRVRVIVELTDEGRTKWLEAMRMATDFEEDLLQDLSGDERGALGEMLIRLLRRVEHAQPDAGGRLTDLG